The genomic stretch CGTTATTTTTGCCTTTGTGATTATTCACTTAAAGACTTTTAAATACGGCCCATCCTTTGAAGACGGTTACATTTTTACCAATGAAGGCGGTGAAATAAGGGATCTTTATCGGTTGGTGGTAGAGATTTTTCAAAAGCCCTTGTATGTAATTGTATATGTTAGCGTTATGATTATATTGGGTTATCATCTTCGTCATGGATTCTGGAGCGCATTTCAATCATTGGGAATCATGCATCCAAGATATACAAAAATCATTTACGGTTTAGGTGTGGCGTTAGCCCTGGTCATTGCAACAGGATTTTTAGTTCTACCCATTTATGTTTTTCTAGCCGGTGGAAGTTAATCTAAAAAGGGTTCTATGAAATCAAACGGAATACTTAACAGCCA from candidate division KSB1 bacterium encodes the following:
- a CDS encoding succinate dehydrogenase cytochrome b subunit encodes the protein MALSGLGLFVFISVHLLGNLSFFAGQDAFNSYSHKLTSLGPLLYLVEIGLITVFIFHVLFALLIYRENTQARNVKYKTVKNAGPPSLKTISSRSMFYTGIVIFAFVIIHLKTFKYGPSFEDGYIFTNEGGEIRDLYRLVVEIFQKPLYVIVYVSVMIILGYHLRHGFWSAFQSLGIMHPRYTKIIYGLGVALALVIATGFLVLPIYVFLAGGS